A stretch of the Gossypium hirsutum isolate 1008001.06 chromosome D07, Gossypium_hirsutum_v2.1, whole genome shotgun sequence genome encodes the following:
- the LOC107953471 gene encoding probable leucine-rich repeat receptor-like protein kinase At1g35710, whose amino-acid sequence MLPKMVSPWPLTLICFLAFSVSITHSKTLKRDVKALNEIKASLGWRVVYAWIGDDPCGDGDLPPWSGVTCSTQGDYRVVTELEVYAVSIVGPFPIAVTNLLDLTRLDLHNNKLTGPIPPQIGRLRRLRMLNLRWNKLQDVLPPEIGELKKLTHLSLSFNNFKGEIPKELANLPELCYLYLQENRFTGRIPPELGTLQNLRHMDVGNNHLVGTIRELIRIEGCFPVLRNLYLNNNYLTGGVPAQLANVTNLEILYLSYNKMSGVIPTALADIPKLTYLYLDHNQFSGRIPNAFYKHPFLKELYIEGNRFRPGVDPIGAHKVLELSDTDFLV is encoded by the exons ATGCTCCCGAAAATGGTTTCCCCTTGGCCACTAACTTTGATTTGCTTTCTAGCTTTCTCGGTCTCCATTACTCACTCCAAAACTCTCAAGAGAGATG TAAAAGCCTTAAATGAGATAAAAGCATCACTTGGATGGAGAGTTGTATATGCATGGATCGGGGACGATCCTTGTGGTGATGGTGATTTACCGCCTTGGTCTGGTGTAACATGTTCAACTCAAGGAGACTATAGAGTTGTTACCGAACT GGAAGTGTATGCCGTATCCATCGTTGGTCCTTTTCCTATTGCTGTAACTAATTTATTGGATTTAACAAGATT GGATCTCCATAACAACAAGCTGACTGGCCCAATACCTCCACAAATTGGCCGGCTAAGACGACTTAGAATGTT AAATTTGAGGTGGAATAAGCTCCAAGATGTCCTTCCTCCGGAGATTGGGGAGCTTAAAAAACTAACCCATCT GTCATTGAGCTTTAATAATTTTAAGGGCGAGATCCCGAAGGAGCTTGCAAATTTACCCGAGCTCTGTTATCTCTATCTTCAAGAAAACCGTTTCACTGGGCGAATTCCGCCCGAATTGGGCACTTTACAAAACCTTCGGCACAT GGATGTCGGTAATAACCATTTGGTTGGTACCATTCGGGAGCTTATTCGTATTGAAGGCTGCTTCCCAGTTCTACGAAATct ATATTTGAATAACAACTATTTGACCGGAGGAGTTCCGGCTCAGCTCGCAAATGTGACAAATTTGGAGATATT ATACCTTTCATACAACAAGATGTCTGGAGTGATACCAACGGCACTCGCCGATATTCCGAAGCTAACATATTT GTACTTGGATCATAACCAATTCTCAGGCCGAATTCCGAATGCATTCTATAAGCATCCTTTCTTGAAAGAACT GTATATTGAAGGGAACAGGTTCCGGCCCGGAGTAGACCCCATTGGTGCTCACAAGGTCCTTGAACTTTCGGATACTGATTTCTTGGTTTAA